Below is a genomic region from Caulobacter rhizosphaerae.
CGCTCGTCGCGATCGCGACACCGATGGCCCCGGCGCGCGCCGAAAACCCGATCATCCAGACCCGCTTCACCGCCGATCCGGCGCCCCTGGTGCATGATGGTGTCGTCTATCTCTACACCGGCCATGACGAGGATGACGCCGATGGTTTCAAGATGCTCGATTGGCGGCTCTACAGCTCGACGGACATGGCCAACTGGACCGACCGAGGTGTCGTGGCCTCGGTCAAGACCTTTCCGTGGGCGACTCAGACCAACGACGCCTGGGCGCCGCAGGTGGTGGTCCGCGACGGCAAGTTCTATCTCTACGCACCGATCACCGTCGCCGGCTCGCCCAGGAACGTGATCGCCGTCGCCGTGGCCGACAATCCCGCCGGGCCGTTCCGCGACGCCCTGGGTAAGCCGCTGATCGGGCCGAGCGATGGCAATATCGATCCGACCGTGTGGGTCGACGACGATGGCCAAGCCTATCTCTATTGGGGCAATCCCAACCTTTGGTACGTCAAGCTCAACCGGGACATGGTTTCCTATTCAGGCCCGATCACCAAGGTGGACTCCACGCCGGCGGATTATCAGGAAGGGCCTTGGTTCTATAAGCGCGGCGGCCGCTACTACATGGCCTATGCCTCGGCGTGCTGCCCGGAAGGGATGGGCTATGCGATGAGCGACAAGCCTACCGGGCCCTGGACCTACAAGGGTCCGATCATGGAGCACGACCAGCGCTCGACCGGCAATCATCCCGGCATCATCGACTACAAGGGCGGCTCGTACGTTTTCGGCTTCCACTACGAACTCAATTTCGCGCTCACGCCGGTCCATCACGAGCGGCGATCGGTGAGCGTGGCGAAGTTCGACTACAATGCCGACGGAACCATTCCGAACCTCGGCTGGTGGGACAAGACCAGCGCGCCGCAGATCGGCACGCTGAACCCCTACGAGCGGGTCGAAGCCGAGACGATCGCCTGGACCTCCCGTCTCAAGCGCGATCGCGACCGGCCCTACGCCTGGGCTCCGGGCGTGACGACGGCGCAGGACGACCGCACGGGCGTGTACGTTACGCGGGTTACCGACCGCAGCTACGTCAAGGTGGCTGGCGTCGCGTTCGGTCAAGCCGGCGCGAAGGCCTTTGTCGCCAGGATCGCCAACGCCGCGCCCGATGCGCGCATGGAGCTGCGGCTCGACGGCGTTGACGGGCCGATGATCGGCGCCTTGGCGGTCGGAGCCGCTGGCGCCCAGGGATCATGGCGCGAATGGACGGTTCCTGTGTCCGGCGCGACGGGAACGCGTGATCTCTACATGGTTTTCAAGGGCGGCCAGGATCGTCCGCTTCTTGACTTCGACTCCTGGCGTTTCACCCGCTGACATGCGGCGTCGGCGTAGATCGACATGCGGTGGTGGGACGAAACGTTTCGCCTGCGTGAACCACGATGAGGCGGTAAGGCCGATGGCGACTGCGCGCCAATAGCATGCGTAATCGGGCGGACCTGTGAAGGATCAAGCTCCCCAGTAAGGTCTCGGTTTTAGCCGAGACGAAGGGAGACGACGATGTTCTACGCTGCATTGGATGTGTCGCTGCGGTCAGTGGCGATCTGCATCATCGACCAGGACGGCAAGGTGCGGCTGGAGCGATCCGTGCCGTCGGAGGTTCCTGACCTGGTCCGCTGCCTGCGCGAGTTCGGCGAACCGATCCACCAGGTTGGATTGGAGGCCGGTACGCTGACCCAGCACCTGACCTACGGCCTCACCGAAGCCGGCTTCGACGTCGTGTGCATGGAGGCGCGCCAGGTGAACGCGGCGCTGTCGGCCATGCGCAACAAGACCGACAAGCACGACGCCCGCGGCATCGCCCAGATCCTGCGGTCAGGCTGGTACAGCCGGGTGCATGTGAAAAGCATCGAGAGCCACCATCTGCGCGCCCTGATCTCCTGCCGGAAGGTCATGCAGCGCAAGTGCATCGACCTGGAGAACGAGATCCGTGGCCTTCTGAAGATCTTCGGCGTGAAGCTGCCGCTGCGGCTCTCACGCGGCGCCTTCGACATCGCCGTGCGCGACACCATCCAGAGCGACCCGGCGCTGAGCCACGCCCTACTGCCGATGCTGCAGGCCAGGCTGGCGCTGTTCGACACCTTCACTGAGCTGGATCGCCGCGTCCGCAAGGCTGCCCACGCCGATCCGGTCTGCCAGCGCTTCATGGGCGTGCCGGGCGTGGGCGAGATCACTGCGCTTAGCTTCAAGGCCGCCGTCGACGACCCTGCCCGCTTCAAGAGCTCGCGCACCGTCGGCGCCCACTTTGGCCTGACGCCCAGACGTTTCCAGTCCGGCGAGAAGGACAACCCCGGCCGCATCTCCCACGCCGGCGACGCCGACGTGCGCGCCACGCTCTACGCGGCCGCCAACGCCATGCTGATGCGCTCGATCAGATGGACCAGCCTGAAGGCCTGGGGCGTCAAGCTGATGAAGACCAAGGGCCGCCGGCGCGCCATCGTCGCCGTGGCCCGCAAGATCGCCGTCATCCTGCACCGCATGTGGGTCGACGGCTCGGACTTCCGCCTGGGATCGGAGGCTGCGGCATGACCTGACCCTCACTGCCCACCCTCAAGATCCTGGCCGGATCGTCCCATGCGGACGACGGGATGGATGAAGCCGAAAATGTCTGCTGCACCTTCAGTGCGTCCAATAGCGCGGCTCTCCAGACCCTGATCCCATGCATGCGTGCAGCGGCTCCGCTCGCAAGGAGCCATCAGACTGCGAAGAGAAGCGTGACCCGCGTGAACGACCCCGGCCGCCAGATCAAACGAGCTTGACCCCGATGCCCGATTAGAGAAGCTGTCGTTGGCTTGCCTCCAGAAAGGCGAAGTTCGGCGCGGCGGTTGGCTGCAACCGCCGTCGGAGGCGAGCAGCAGATTGGCAGGAGTTCCAGCCTTAGCTCGGCGTCACCCGCCTTGACGGCGAAATTCGATAGCCTTCCGGTGCGGGCTTATATCTGTCATGCGGCCGAGGCCACCGATGCGCTCGACTCTGCTGCGCTCGTAGATGGGCTGGATCGACGCGGACCACCACTAGGTGCTCGTTCAAGCCACCCCGTATGCGGCAAACATCCCGACCGAAATTATCCTTTGAAGGAGCCCTAACTCTACTGTCATCTTCACGGACCATGCGAGCAGTGGCCGCGGTGATCGGGTCGGCGTGGCCGAGGCGCTATCGCATCTGCGCGCCGGCGACACGCTCATGGTGTGGAAGCTGGATCGGCTGGGCGCTCGGTGCATCAACTCGTGGAATTCACCGCGCAGTTGGAAAAGCGCGGCATTCAGTTCGCAAGCCTGACGGACGCACAGGCTCGTCAGCGGGGCGGTTCTTCTTCCACGTCATGGTGGCAATGGCCGAGATGGAGCGGGACCTGGTTCGCGAGCGCACGGTCGCGGGCCTCGCCGCCGCTAAGGCGCGGGGGCGCTTGGGCGGTCGCCCGGCCAAGTTGACCTCTCAGCAGCTCGGCCATGCCAAGCGGCTGCTGGCGGATCCTGAAACAACGGGAGCGGAGGTAGCAAACACCTTGGGCGTCGCGCGATCGACGCTCTACCGATCGCTCGGCAAGACGCCAACCGATCTGCGAAAACGCTACAGGCGACCCGCTAAGGATGGAGTGGGTTCTGTTCGAGGCGCTGTGAGCGGATGAGCCGACGGCAGCCCGAAAACGCGTAAATAGTTAGTCGCGGATTTTGGAGCCAGCTCTCGTGAGTTTGGAGTCAGTCGCGAGGCTTGAGGTCAATTTTGGAGAGGCTCCGGAAGGCCTCAAAAACGGCTTCTTGGACGCCCGGATTTTGAAAGAGGGTTATGAAAGCCGCCAACCCTTTTGCTCATAAGTCACTGAATCCTTTCGCAAACGGAATTTGTGAAAGGATGCAGTGACGTATGGCCCATAGGGGAGAGCTCTTTCAGGATCTGTGCGTCAAACCGCGCGCTTACGATTTAAGTCTCGGGAATAGGAATATATTCCCACCCACCCTTGGAGTTCCGATTGCGGCTAGCTACAGCCGATCCTTGGTTGCTGCGCCATCGAGAGCCTGAGCGTATAATATACCTGCAGCCACCGTCCGGATCGTTAGCCCTGAATGGCTTTTCAAGACTTTTGGCTAAGGGACCGCATGCACCTCGACCAGCTCCGACGGCTCGACGCCGACCTGCTGCTCGCGCTCGACGCGCTGCTGACCGAGTCGAACGTCACGCGCGCCGCACAGCGCCTCGGCGTAGGCCAGTCCGCCATGTCCGCGCGGCTCGCCCGCCTGCGCGAGGTGTTCGAGGACCGGCTGTTCGTGCCTTCGCCGGACGGGCGGGGCGTACTCGCCACGCCGCGAGCGCTGGCCCTTCGGCCCGTTCTCGCCAAGGTGCTCGAGTTGATCGACGAAATGCTAGGGCCTGTGGTGGATTTCGAGCCGGCGACCACTCGCCGGACCTTCACGGTGGCGCTACACGAGATCCCAGCCGTGATGCTTGCGCCCGATCTCGTTCCGCGGGTGGCGACGGCGGCGCCGTCCGCACGGCTTGTGTTTGTCTCGCCGCCCGATGCGGAGCTGCTGGCCGAGCGGCTCGAATCCGGCGCGATCGACATCTGCATCGGTAACCGAGGGCTGGCGCAGACCGCCTGGCGGATGCGAACATTGTTCGAAGACCGGTTTCTGACCGCACAGCGCAAGGGGCATCCACGCGGTTGCGCCCCGCTCGACCTCGACGTGTTTTGCGCCGCCGAGCATCTGCTGGTCTCGGCGGATGGCGGAGGATTCTTCGGCCAGGTCGATGCGGCGCTCGCCGCCCTCGCCCGCGAACGCCGCGTGGCCTTGTCGATCCAGAACTACGCGCTGGCGGCGGCGCTTGTCGGCTCCAGCGACTATCTGTGCACTTTGCCGAGCCGCTTCCTGCATCGGTTTGCCGACGCGCTGGATTTGTTCGAGCCGCCGATCGAGCTGGGCGCCGTGGAATTGGCCGCCTATTGGCACCCACGCAATCAGGACGACCCCGCGCATCGCTGGCTGCGCGACCAGATCTTCGCCGCGGCCACGGCTACCGGCCGCCGCTGACTGGCCGGTTTGCGAGCAGCCACACGGACACGGCCCAGGCTGAGATGTTCTGCTCGAGCGCGCCGCGGTCGACCTTGGCCAGCGTGTCGTTCGGCGTGTGATGGGTATCGAACAAGGCGCTCGCGTCCTGGTCAAGGCGAAACAGAGGGACGCCGCTGTCGGCGAGCACGTTCGCGTCGGGCGTGCCGCTCTCAGGCGGTTCAGGGACGACATTCACCCCGATCGGAGCCAGCGCCGCGCGCAAATCCCGTTGGAGATCGCCATCTCCTGCGGGATACCGCAGGCGCAGCACCCGGCCCCCTCCCCAATCGCTTTCGCTCGCCAGGTCGAGGCGCGGCGCGTTTCGGTGCAGGCGAAGATAGGCCCGCGCCCCGGCGAAGTTCTTGACCGGATCGGCTTGCGACACCTCCTCGGCGCCGAAGAGGACCACCTTGATGGAACGCCGCGGCCGCTCGGGCAGGTCGCCGATACGCTTGGCCGCGGCGATCACCGCGGCCAAGCCGAAGCCATTGTCGACGGCGCCCGTCCCCTGCTCCCAGCTGTCGAGGTGCGCCGCGATCAACAGCGGGGGCGCCGCCGGATCGCGCCCTGGAACGGAGGCGACGATGTTTTGCGAGGTTCCCGGCCCGATCCAGCTCGCCGACGAGTCCAGCCGCAAGGTGACAGTCCCCCGGGCGGCGAGCCGGCCGAGTTGCTCGGCGTCCGGCGGGGACAGGCTGAAGGCGGGAAACGGCCGCGGCAGAGGCGTCGTGGCGCCGCTGCTCGCAACCCGGTTCTCGTGGGTCGCAAGCGAGCGCATCACGAATCCGGCCGCGCCGCGCCGCATCGCCTCGCCCGGCCCCTCGCCACGGATCACGGCCATCCGCAGATAGCCACTCCCGTCCTGCGTGCGCGGCAGCGGCTCCAGCACCGCCACGATGCGGCCCTGGACCGAGGCGGCGGGCGCGGCCAGGAAGTCGGCGTAGGACGCGAAGGACGCGACGGGCGCTTCGACCGGCGGCCCCGCTACCAGACCACCAAGCGGCGTGGCGACCAGCATCTGGGCGTGAGCGCCCGTGACGGAGACACTGGAGACGCCCGGCGACCAGCGCTCGATCGGGAAGGATTCCAGGCCGACGCCCTCGAACCCGAGCGCCTTCAGCTGGCCCGCGAGCCAAGCGGCGGCGGCGTGATCCGCGTCCGAACCCGCCGGCCGCGCGCCGAACCGGGTCACCAGCTCGCTTAGGATTCGATAGCCCAGCTCCTTGTCGCTAGGCGCCTCGGCAAGCGCCGCCGGCGCAGGCGTTGCGTCACGTGCGGCCGCGCTCGTCGCGACGGAGACCAGGGCCATGGCCGTCAGCGAGGCCGCTAAGAGCACCCGTCGCATGTCACTCGCCCTCCCGGTTGCCGTACTCGACCGGCGCCCATTGGTAGCCCTTGCCCGCCCGGCGGACGTGGCCGACGCCGGGGAACGGCAAGTGCGGCGCGGCGATGAGCTCGCGATCGCTTGCGAATTCGGCGAAGGCCTGCTCGCGCGTGGTCTCCGCAGCCTTCGGATTCACGTCGTAGACGATGGTGACGCTCGGATCCGGGAACTGTACCGAGGCGACGTGGATGATGTCACCGATGAAGGTGACCCGCTCGCCCTGGCTGGTGAGGGTGTAGAAGGCGCTGCCGGGCGTGTGGCCAGGGTGAAGGGTCGCCGTAACGCCCGGGACGACGTCGGCCGTGCTCGAAAACGCCGCGATCTTGCCGGCGTCGACATAGGGCTTCAGCGTCTTGATCGCCTCGTCGAAATACTTGCGGTCATAGCCGGACCTGGCGGCGTTCGCGGGGTTGAGGAAAAAGTCGACGTCGGGCTTGCCGACATGGACCGTCGCATTCGGGAAGACGATCTTCCCTGCATGGACGAGGCCGCCGCTGTGATCGGTGTGGACGTGGGTGATCAGAATGTCGGTGACTTGCTCTGGCCGGTGGCCTGCGGCCGCTAGGCTAGAAAGAAGTTTTCCGCCGTTTCCAGGGCCAAAGAGGTCGCCCGAGCCGGTGTCGACCAGTACGAGCCGGTTCGGCAAGGCGATCAGGAAGGCGTTGATCGACGCCTCGATCGGGTTGCGGAGGAAGCTCGCATTCAGAAGCGAATCCGTCTTCGCCGGCGTGGTGCCGGTCAGCAGGGCGTGCAGGTCCTGCGGCACAGTCCCGTCAGACAGGGCTGTCACGGTGACCTCTCCCACGCGGAAGCGATAGAAATTTGCGCCCTGCGCGACGACATGCGGCGTCGAGCCGCCCGGCGCGGCGAAGGTGGGCGAAGTTCCGTAGAGAGAAAGAAGGGCGGCGGCGATCGCCAGGTGCCTCGTGCGCATTGGTGTCTCCCGAAGTTTTGTTCGGGCAAGACCTAGGCGGACACGATCGCCGCGAGGAGGCTGGCGGCCTGGATTGGAGGTATCAACGCCGTTGATGGCCTCCGCGGTTGGCGTGCCTATATCCCGAGGGCGCTGATGTTCTTGAGAGTTCCAGCGGCCTCAGGCTGCTTCGACTGGCGCTTTCCGGAAGGTGGCCGGCGCCTTCACATGATGCGGCGGTTCGCGCCCGCCCGAACCCGAGGAGAACGGTCATGAAATACTATCTTTGCAAGTACATCCCGCCGCGCGCCGACTTCCTGGCGACGATGAGCGCTGATGAAGCCGGTTGGATGAAACAGCACGGCGCCTACATGAACGAACTGCTCGACCAAGGCGTGATCGTGGCCCACGGGCCGGTGATGGATCCAGCCGGTGGCTACGGCGTGTCGCTCTACCAGATCGGCGACAAGCAGGACATTACCGCGTTCACCGCCCAGGACCCCATCATCAAGAACGGTGTGGGCCATTACGAGCACCACCCCATGCTCAGCCTTCGCTCGCGCGGCTGACGCCGTCGGCGGGCCGTGCGCCCTCCCCTGGCTTTGATCCGCCTCCAGGCAACTCGAACAGACGGACCAGCAATGAGGCGGTCGCGGACCTGGCCGCACGAGATGCGCCGGCAAATCGACCGGCGCGATGGCGCCGAGCACGGGCGGTCTCCAAACCAGCGCTGCTCTCCCATAAGGTCCATAAAGAGCCGCGCTTGGCTGATGCCTTCGTCAATCGAAAGCCCGAACGCGCGCATGCGCGGACATTTTCTAAACACGGCAAGAGATAAGCGCGGGCAGGACGGCAAAAAAGCCCGCTGCGCCCACTGGTCCGACAGCGCCAATACTATCGATCAGAAGAGCTCATTATTCATGCGTGGCCGCGTGGCGCTAAGCGTCGATGACCGTTTTGAGGGCTCGACCATGACGCAGCAACCTACCCGGCAACTGAAACTCGGCGCGATCCTGGCGGGCGTCGGCACAGATCACACGCGCTGGCGCGACCCAGCCCTGCCCGGCGACGCCAGCATCGACATCAACTGGTACATCGAAAACGCCAGACTGGCCGAAGCCGCCAAGTTCGATCTGGTGTTC
It encodes:
- a CDS encoding glycoside hydrolase family 43 protein; this translates as MAPARAENPIIQTRFTADPAPLVHDGVVYLYTGHDEDDADGFKMLDWRLYSSTDMANWTDRGVVASVKTFPWATQTNDAWAPQVVVRDGKFYLYAPITVAGSPRNVIAVAVADNPAGPFRDALGKPLIGPSDGNIDPTVWVDDDGQAYLYWGNPNLWYVKLNRDMVSYSGPITKVDSTPADYQEGPWFYKRGGRYYMAYASACCPEGMGYAMSDKPTGPWTYKGPIMEHDQRSTGNHPGIIDYKGGSYVFGFHYELNFALTPVHHERRSVSVAKFDYNADGTIPNLGWWDKTSAPQIGTLNPYERVEAETIAWTSRLKRDRDRPYAWAPGVTTAQDDRTGVYVTRVTDRSYVKVAGVAFGQAGAKAFVARIANAAPDARMELRLDGVDGPMIGALAVGAAGAQGSWREWTVPVSGATGTRDLYMVFKGGQDRPLLDFDSWRFTR
- a CDS encoding IS110 family transposase; the encoded protein is MFYAALDVSLRSVAICIIDQDGKVRLERSVPSEVPDLVRCLREFGEPIHQVGLEAGTLTQHLTYGLTEAGFDVVCMEARQVNAALSAMRNKTDKHDARGIAQILRSGWYSRVHVKSIESHHLRALISCRKVMQRKCIDLENEIRGLLKIFGVKLPLRLSRGAFDIAVRDTIQSDPALSHALLPMLQARLALFDTFTELDRRVRKAAHADPVCQRFMGVPGVGEITALSFKAAVDDPARFKSSRTVGAHFGLTPRRFQSGEKDNPGRISHAGDADVRATLYAAANAMLMRSIRWTSLKAWGVKLMKTKGRRRAIVAVARKIAVILHRMWVDGSDFRLGSEAAA
- a CDS encoding recombinase family protein; amino-acid sequence: MFTDHASSGRGDRVGVAEALSHLRAGDTLMVWKLDRLGARCINSWNSPRSWKSAAFSSQA
- a CDS encoding helix-turn-helix domain-containing protein, with amino-acid sequence MHRAVGKARHSVRKPDGRTGSSAGRFFFHVMVAMAEMERDLVRERTVAGLAAAKARGRLGGRPAKLTSQQLGHAKRLLADPETTGAEVANTLGVARSTLYRSLGKTPTDLRKRYRRPAKDGVGSVRGAVSG
- a CDS encoding LysR family transcriptional regulator, which translates into the protein MHLDQLRRLDADLLLALDALLTESNVTRAAQRLGVGQSAMSARLARLREVFEDRLFVPSPDGRGVLATPRALALRPVLAKVLELIDEMLGPVVDFEPATTRRTFTVALHEIPAVMLAPDLVPRVATAAPSARLVFVSPPDAELLAERLESGAIDICIGNRGLAQTAWRMRTLFEDRFLTAQRKGHPRGCAPLDLDVFCAAEHLLVSADGGGFFGQVDAALAALARERRVALSIQNYALAAALVGSSDYLCTLPSRFLHRFADALDLFEPPIELGAVELAAYWHPRNQDDPAHRWLRDQIFAAATATGRR
- a CDS encoding M20/M25/M40 family metallo-hydrolase, with protein sequence MRRVLLAASLTAMALVSVATSAAARDATPAPAALAEAPSDKELGYRILSELVTRFGARPAGSDADHAAAAWLAGQLKALGFEGVGLESFPIERWSPGVSSVSVTGAHAQMLVATPLGGLVAGPPVEAPVASFASYADFLAAPAASVQGRIVAVLEPLPRTQDGSGYLRMAVIRGEGPGEAMRRGAAGFVMRSLATHENRVASSGATTPLPRPFPAFSLSPPDAEQLGRLAARGTVTLRLDSSASWIGPGTSQNIVASVPGRDPAAPPLLIAAHLDSWEQGTGAVDNGFGLAAVIAAAKRIGDLPERPRRSIKVVLFGAEEVSQADPVKNFAGARAYLRLHRNAPRLDLASESDWGGGRVLRLRYPAGDGDLQRDLRAALAPIGVNVVPEPPESGTPDANVLADSGVPLFRLDQDASALFDTHHTPNDTLAKVDRGALEQNISAWAVSVWLLANRPVSGGR
- a CDS encoding MBL fold metallo-hydrolase is translated as MRTRHLAIAAALLSLYGTSPTFAAPGGSTPHVVAQGANFYRFRVGEVTVTALSDGTVPQDLHALLTGTTPAKTDSLLNASFLRNPIEASINAFLIALPNRLVLVDTGSGDLFGPGNGGKLLSSLAAAGHRPEQVTDILITHVHTDHSGGLVHAGKIVFPNATVHVGKPDVDFFLNPANAARSGYDRKYFDEAIKTLKPYVDAGKIAAFSSTADVVPGVTATLHPGHTPGSAFYTLTSQGERVTFIGDIIHVASVQFPDPSVTIVYDVNPKAAETTREQAFAEFASDRELIAAPHLPFPGVGHVRRAGKGYQWAPVEYGNREGE
- a CDS encoding YciI family protein — its product is MKYYLCKYIPPRADFLATMSADEAGWMKQHGAYMNELLDQGVIVAHGPVMDPAGGYGVSLYQIGDKQDITAFTAQDPIIKNGVGHYEHHPMLSLRSRG